In Odocoileus virginianus isolate 20LAN1187 ecotype Illinois chromosome 23, Ovbor_1.2, whole genome shotgun sequence, one DNA window encodes the following:
- the NRIP2 gene encoding nuclear receptor-interacting protein 2 — MLQNLPAAALPTATPPRPPPPPGLGFSSRSPAPSTASSGNWCLTRLLLHVIYLFPLLFPPRRPSGQESRSRDAAGAAEAGSTEGRTTQEPPAHPKGAMSIRPEAPREEGDAGDRGREAELRGRARLSQQRRLRQATQFLHKDSADLLPLDGLKRLGTSKDWQPHSVIQRRLVVEGSPGQPQGEPPRAQAPIHSQESRTMTSKPEKPALLVNCKCRDQELQVAVDTGTQYNQISAGCLSRLGLGKRVLKAPGGDLHPGRPALVEQLELQLGQETVECSAQVVDVESPELCLGLQTLLSLQCCIDLEHHVLRLKAPFSELPFLPLYQEPGQ, encoded by the exons ATGCTGCAGAACCTGCCAGCTGCAGCCCTGCCAACTgccacccccccccgccccccgcctcctCCTGGGCTGGGTTTTTCCAGCCGGAGCCCCGCTCCCTCTACTGCAAGCTCTGGAAATTGGTGTCTGACGCGGCTGCTCCTGCacgttatttatttatttcctctcctcttcccgCCGAGACGACCCTCCGGTCAGGAGAGCCGCAGCCGGGACGCGGCAGGGGCTGCGGAGGCAGGGAGCACAGAGGGCAGGACCACTCAGGAGCCCCCGGCCCACCCCAAGGGGGCCATGAGCATCAGGCCGGAGGCCCCGCGGGAGGAGGGCGACGCCGGGGACAGGGGCCGGGAGGCAGAGCTTCGGGGCCGAGCCCGGCTGAGCCAGCAGCGCCGGCTCAGACAGGCCACCCAGTTCCTGCACAAGGACTCGGCCGACCTGCTGCCCCTGGACGGCCTCAAGAGGCTCGGCACCTCCAAGGACTGG CAGCCACACAGCGTGATCCAGAGACGCCTGGTGGTGGAGGGGAGCCCGGGCCAGCCTCAGGGGGAGCCTCCCCGGGCGCAGGCCCCGATTCACAGCCAGGAGAGCAGGACGATGACCAGCAAGCCCGAGAAGCCAGCGCTTCTGGTCAATTGCAAG TGCCGGGACCAGGAGCTTCAGGTGGCGGTGGACACGGGCACCCAGTACAATCAGATCTCTGCGGGATGCCTCAGCCGCCTCGG GTTAGGGAAGAGGGTCCTAAAAGCCCCAGGTGGGGACCTGCACCCAGGGCGCCCAGCCCTGGTGGAGCAGCTGGAGCTACAGCTGGGCCAGGAGACCGTGGAGTGCTCGGCTCAGGTGGTAG ATGTGGAGAGTCCTGAACTCTGCCTTGGCCTGCAGACCCTGCTCTCTCTCCAG TGCTGCATCGACCTGGAGCATCACGTGCTGCGGCTGAAAGCCCCGTTCTCAGAGTTGCCCTTCCTGCCTTTGTACCAAGAGCCCGGCCAGTGA